CGAGCTTTATGTCGGGCGCCTCGTCTGGAACAAAGTCAGGATGGTGAAGGATCCCGACTCGGGAAAGCGCGTCTCACGACCAAATCCGAAGAGCGACTGGCAGACTGCTGAAGTGCCGCATCTTGCAATTGTCAGTTCAGAGCTGTTTGCCGCTGCCCAGAAACGCAAAGAGGAACGCAATCGCGTCCATCCCAGTCATCAACGTCGGCCTCGTCGAATGCTCTCTGGCCTGCTTCGTTGCGGTTCATGCGGCTCAGGCATGGCAACGAATGGGCGAGACAAATCGGGCCGCGTTCGCATTCGCTGCTCGGCGGCCACGGAGAGTGGCATCTGCCCTGACGCTAAAACATTCTACTTGGATACGATCGAAAGTGCAGTTCTTGGTGGACTAAAGGCCGAAATGCGCGCGCCGAAGGTTATTTCCGAGTATGTGCACACTTACCACGAAGAGAGGAAGCGCTTGGCAGCGGCCTCGAATGCAAAACGGCAGCGCCTTGAGCAGCAGCTCGGGCAACTAAGCCGAGAAATCGATCGAATTGTAGATGCAATCGCAAAAGGACATGGCGATCCAGCCGTACTTGGACCGCGTTCTACTGCCTTAGATTCCCAGCGAACGCGGATATCTAAGGAATTGCAGCGTGAACCGCCTTCTCCGAAAGATGTCGCCCTGCATCCGGCCGTCCTTAAACGGTACGAGGAGCAACTCGGTCGGCTTGAGGAAGCTCTGGCGAAAGGCGTCAGTGCGGGCGACGGAGAAGCCGCAGAAGCCATCAGAGACCTGATTGACACCGTGACTGTGTTTCGAGATCCAGCGGGGCCAGGTGGTGTAGCCGTAGAGATCGCCGGGCGGCTAAATGCCTTGCTCGGGGAAGACGCCTATCCGAACCGCGTAAGAGGAGTGTGGGGAAAGGTGGTAGCGGGGGAGGGACTCGAACCCCCGACCCCAGGATTATGATTCCCGTGCTCTGACGGTATGAGTCCTTGCGGCGAGCAATTTGCGTCGATTTGGCCCGAGATGCCACGGAAAATCCCACCCCCTCAGGCACTTGCCAAGGCGTTTTTTGCGCCCCTCGCCGCCGCTCCGTGCTACGATGTTGCTACGGCAGGGGCCACACGGAGGTGGCTATGTCCCGCGCACGCGAACCAAAGAAGTCGAAGCGGGTTCTGATCAATGAGGCGATCGTAGCCGACGCGCTGGCCCGTGCGGCAGGCGCCAAGGACTCGAATGAGTTCTATGACTACTGCGACACGGAGAAGCGCTTCCTGGTCCTGCGCCAACGCGGGCCCCGCGTCGGCTGGTTCGTCCGGGCCAATGGTCAGATGAAGCGGATCGGCAACGCCAAACGCGAGCGCGGCGACGACAGTTATCTCACTGTGAGGAAGGCGCGGGACATCGCCGGCGCGCGCTACTATGCAATGCGATCGGGCCGACGCCCGAGCACAAAGGGGTGGAGCTGGGCCGACCTCGACCGCGAATTCCAGGCCTCGCGAAGCGTCAAGCGCAAGAAGGGCAAGCGCGTCAAACTGCCGGCACCGAGCACCTTGAGCGACATCGCAGGTTGCTTCGACAAGCCCCAGTTCGTTGCCTGGCAGACCAAGAGGCTGACCCATCTGACCGACGTCGACCTGATCGAGCTGCTCGATGCCATCCACCGCGAGCGAGGGCACGGCGCCTGCTGCAAGACGCTCGCCTGGGTTCGGGCCGCGCTGACTTGGGCCCGTTCCGAACGAACCATCGAGAGCGGACTCGTTGGGGTCGTGCCCTGGTGGGAGGAGATCAAGCCGCCGCAGCCGACAGCCGATGAAATCGAGGAGATGGAGAACCGCGATCGCGAATTCAACGCCGCGAGGGCGGCGTTCAAGGTCGAGGCGCTGGGTCAGCTGCTCGTCATCCACGAACGCTATTGCGCCGGTCGCAGCGGAAACCGGAAAGTCTCGCCTGCGGTCCGGGCCAGCCTGTGGTGGCTGGTGTTCACGCTCAACCGGAAATACACCTGCACCCAGCTCAGGCGGAGCAAGCTGCAATATGTCGATCCGCTGAACCCGTATTCCACGACGGCCCAACCCTGGGGCACGGCGGAATGGCCGGCGGAGGGCGTCAAGAACAAGCGGCGCTTCATGCTCCCGATCCCGCCCTTTCTGCTCCACATCGTGCGCTGTTGCGAGCGAGATTTTGACGCGCTCATCGGCAGAAAGCGCGGCCTGCGCAGCCGGAGCGATTGGATGTTCGCCTCCTCCCGAAGAAGGAGCCGCCGCAATCACCCCCAAAACCCGGATCCCGGGCTCTATCCAAGCAGCCTGAATGCGCATTTGCGCGCCATGAGCGGCAGGAAGAAGAACAGCAAAGGAGAGTACACGGAAGACTATTTGCGAGATCTACCGCGCTTCTGGCCGCACCTGGTGCGGAGCATAGGAACGGATTTCCTGAAGGAGCATCCCGACAAGGTGTCCGGGGCGGCGGTCTCGGCCCTGCTCGGCCACGTGTTGCCGCACGACCGAAATGATGCGGACGACCAGATGTCGGACGTCACCCGGGAGTTCTACCTCACGAGCCAAGAAATGCCCTTGAAGACCGAGGCGATGAAATTGTGGAGCGACGCGGTGCTGCTGGCCTACGTCAAGGCCGGAGGCACGTTGCCCATGCCTCACGAATTCGACCAGAACGCTAAGGAGAAGCTGGGCTGGCCGCTACCGAAGCTGCCGCAGGTCGCGGGACCGCAGCATCATCCGAGCGGTCCGCAGCCCCGGCGCGAGCGCGGTTCGCGACCGGCGGCATACCGCGGCAAACGGCAGCAACGCCAGAGGCGGCGTCGCAGCGCGTGAGCTTGGCGCGTGCCGGGCCGCCGCTGTCGGAAGCACGGGCGGCCGTCCCGGCCCGAGCCGAACACTCGGCCATTCGCCGAGGGCATTGACGTTTGCGATGCCAAGCGACGCTTCGGTGCGGGCCGCGCGCTCGTAAGCGATGCCGGCGTGGGGCTCGTCGGCATGTCCCACCGAGCCGCAGCGACTACATTTGTTCACTGCGGAACGGAAAAGGACTAGGACACGTACAAACCGTGACGGCCGTTCAACACGCACTCACGTCAAGATTTGCCCAGCGGCCGCATCGTAGATTTTGACTTGCAGCATGGGAAATCGCCGCTTCAGATCCCGCGCTCCAGTCTCCACCCCATCCCTCGTCGCGAACTCGGTCTTCACAAGGCCATCGATCATGATTGCGTAACCGCTGGTGGGCAGATTTCGGCTCGACTTTGACATCTTCGGCTCATGTACGAAATTGGTAGCTGTTCTTGGTTAGAGTGAGTCTACCGCCGCGGGCAAGCGCGGCAGCATCGGCCTTCCGCAGCTGTTCGACGTCCGTTTGCACCAGTTTCAACCGACTTGGCCTGCCGCAAGGATTCGTCTGCCCTCTGCAAAGTCGATCAGATCATCCGGGGATGCCATTCCGAAAGATTTGGCCTCTCATCATTGAAACTATCCAAGAGCCACCGTTGCAGTTCGGACCGAGCTGGATTGATGTCGTGGAGACCAGTGGCCGTCGATCCATTCTGCTATGGAAGTCGGGACGGCGAATGCTCGTTCGGAAACGTGGCGCCGTCTCGCCTAACATGGCAAACTGCGGCCTCCACCAAGCCAAGGATTCCGGGAGTGGGCGTTTGGCGATATCTGAATCCTTCCTTCAGACTCAATCGCAGCTGCGGGCGACGCTGGCCCGCAGGGTCAAGGAGCGGCGGCATTCATCGAAGATGAGCCAACGGGACCTGGCCGAACGAGCCGGGATCCGCCAGGCGCTGGTTAGCCAGATCGAGCTCGGCGAGGCCAACGTAACGCTGGACTCCCTTCTTAGAATTGCAATCGCGCTCGACGTTGATCTTGCCGGCTTGTTCGCAGCGAAGGGCGACGATCCACGGGCTGGTTCCAAGCACTCATGAGCCGGAGCCACCGGCGGCTTTCGAGAAGTCCGCATGTATTAGCCTTGAACATTGAAAGGAAATTCCTTACAGTAAGGAAAATCCTTGACTGGAGCCGTGCATGATTACCAGTAAACTTACAACCAAAGCTCAAACCACGATCCCCCAGGCAGTCCGGTCCGCTCTGCATCTGAAGGAGGGGGACGAGATCGCTTATACGATCACTGGTGATAAGGTCGTCATGACAAAGGCCGAGCTTACTCTGGTTGATGATCCCTTCGCCACCTTTAGCGAATGGGACAGCGAGGCAGATCGGAAAGCCTATGCCACCCTTTAGGCAGGGGGATGTCGTTAGGGTTCCTTTCCCGTACACAGATCGATCGACTCGTCAGCACCGCCCGGCACTCGTTGTGTCCACAGGAGGCATCGGGGAAAACGAGAACCTCATCTGGGTGGTGATGATCACGAGTGCGGAAAACAGAACCTGGCCGGGGGATCTTGCTATCGGTCGTTACGAAGAGGCCGGTCTCCCTGCTCCCTCCATCATTCGATCCTGTAAGATCGCGACGATCGAGGCACGCCACGCGGAAAGGCTCGGTCGTATCAAGCCTCGTTTGACGACCGAAGTCGTATCGGCGATACGCAGCATTCTGGGTAGCTGATACGCGGACAGTATGCCACTACCCGATGTGCCGCGCGCTGACCTCCGCGCTGCTCGGTCGCTGCCGGCGCGTACTTCAACATCAGCTCCAAGGCCCGGTCCGCATAGGCGGCCTGACCCGGGGCACCGCTTATCGGCCCGCCGTCGCCGGCGGGGTTTTATGTTTTCAGGCGAGGCGACCTACTTTGCCCCCGAAGAGGACATTCACTATCGAGATGGCAGGCTGCTTGATGCGTCGGCGTCGCCTAACATAGTGCCTCCACAATTTGCCGCTGGGCAGCTGATTGCCATATCTTCGGCACAATCTTGTGACACGCTTTAACGTGTCAACAAGTAGGCGCCAACTTCCGAGTTTGGCTTGCCGACATTTGCAGCCTTGCAGCATGCGAACCGGCAGAACGCCGATACTGTCGTTGAACTGACGCACTCACAGGTCTCGGCCTCGCATTCAGCACATCGGAAGCGTCGTCCCGGGCAACCAGACCTCGCTCGTGCTCGGACTCGCTTGTCCGGCGCAAGCCGCCGAAATC
The DNA window shown above is from Bradyrhizobium sp. CB1650 and carries:
- a CDS encoding recombinase family protein; translation: MIQSTPIETIRKRAAIYARFSTDLQNERSVEDQVSLCQGYAEREGLSVVFTYEDRARSGGSVMGRDGLLRLLDHAREKSFDVVIVEALDRLSRDMEDLAGIHKRLSFLGIEIRAVHEGVVNTVLVGLRGLVGQLYREDNAHKVRRGQAGRVKQGLAGGGLTYGYGAVAGKTGERTVIEAEAQVVRRIFQEYVDGRTPREIAHDLNKERILPPRGRAWNASTINGNRERGAGILQNELYVGRLVWNKVRMVKDPDSGKRVSRPNPKSDWQTAEVPHLAIVSSELFAAAQKRKEERNRVHPSHQRRPRRMLSGLLRCGSCGSGMATNGRDKSGRVRIRCSAATESGICPDAKTFYLDTIESAVLGGLKAEMRAPKVISEYVHTYHEERKRLAAASNAKRQRLEQQLGQLSREIDRIVDAIAKGHGDPAVLGPRSTALDSQRTRISKELQREPPSPKDVALHPAVLKRYEEQLGRLEEALAKGVSAGDGEAAEAIRDLIDTVTVFRDPAGPGGVAVEIAGRLNALLGEDAYPNRVRGVWGKVVAGEGLEPPTPGL
- a CDS encoding helix-turn-helix transcriptional regulator; this translates as MLVRKRGAVSPNMANCGLHQAKDSGSGRLAISESFLQTQSQLRATLARRVKERRHSSKMSQRDLAERAGIRQALVSQIELGEANVTLDSLLRIAIALDVDLAGLFAAKGDDPRAGSKHS
- a CDS encoding type II toxin-antitoxin system PrlF family antitoxin; this translates as MITSKLTTKAQTTIPQAVRSALHLKEGDEIAYTITGDKVVMTKAELTLVDDPFATFSEWDSEADRKAYATL
- a CDS encoding type II toxin-antitoxin system PemK/MazF family toxin; this encodes MPPFRQGDVVRVPFPYTDRSTRQHRPALVVSTGGIGENENLIWVVMITSAENRTWPGDLAIGRYEEAGLPAPSIIRSCKIATIEARHAERLGRIKPRLTTEVVSAIRSILGS